A single region of the Thermoanaerobacterium aotearoense genome encodes:
- a CDS encoding ATP-binding protein, with protein MNKVIIPNGANAVIAEYKEQLIPEYSGNPFIEALPPIYSQEEVVEKLALYPRYNPEERQLESHYRIHMVQRLFQCFQLLGIHLDLESRISRVIRQGYLARNPFKPSYAESLQDGYKAIQSLKWELSSNESFRTTAAGFTIIGVSGMGKTTAINRVLSLFPQIIIHSQYKNINFSMYQLVWLKLDCPFDGSLKGLCIEFFHKVDDLLGTDYYKKSGVGRKTVDNMLSIISQIARNTALGVLVIDEIQHLNGAKSGGDEKMLNFFVTLVNTIGVPVILIGTTKALSVLQSEFRQARRGSGQGDMIWERLSKDKSWELLINALWDYQWTKKEVPLTPELNDVLYEESQGIIDIAVKLYAMSQIRAILSGREDITVNLIKQVAKDNLKLVRPMLEALKSGNIKEIAKYEDICTVDIDFLGFVDKSKQSLDWDMRMKMLQRQQKEKEKEANLSKKEQAILKLLDLNIDAKKAQKAVEQVLDSEESLEVSEIVIKAVQMISTNDKPKQREKSKAKKMDENDIRFIVEEGRRNKKSAYESLKEKGLIRQVENDFFKAV; from the coding sequence ATGAATAAAGTAATAATACCTAACGGTGCTAACGCTGTAATTGCGGAATACAAGGAACAGTTGATACCTGAATACAGTGGAAACCCGTTTATTGAAGCGCTGCCGCCAATTTATTCCCAGGAAGAAGTGGTGGAGAAACTTGCACTTTATCCGCGCTATAACCCAGAAGAAAGGCAATTGGAAAGCCATTACCGCATCCATATGGTTCAGCGGTTGTTTCAGTGCTTCCAGCTCCTTGGCATTCACCTTGACCTTGAAAGCAGGATAAGCAGGGTTATAAGGCAGGGATACCTGGCACGTAACCCATTTAAACCTTCTTATGCTGAAAGCCTTCAGGACGGTTATAAGGCGATACAAAGCCTTAAATGGGAGTTAAGCAGCAATGAATCCTTCAGGACTACTGCAGCGGGCTTTACAATTATAGGGGTAAGTGGAATGGGCAAGACAACGGCCATCAACCGTGTATTATCCCTTTTTCCCCAGATAATTATTCATTCACAATATAAGAATATCAATTTTAGTATGTACCAACTGGTTTGGCTGAAGTTAGACTGCCCATTTGATGGTTCCTTGAAGGGTCTCTGCATAGAGTTTTTCCATAAGGTAGATGACCTGTTGGGTACGGATTATTATAAGAAGTCCGGGGTAGGCAGGAAAACCGTAGACAATATGCTCTCTATTATATCCCAGATAGCCAGGAATACAGCCTTAGGCGTATTGGTCATAGACGAGATTCAGCATTTAAATGGGGCAAAAAGCGGCGGGGATGAGAAGATGCTTAACTTTTTTGTAACCCTTGTCAATACCATTGGAGTACCAGTCATACTTATCGGAACTACAAAAGCATTATCGGTTTTGCAATCGGAATTTCGTCAGGCAAGGCGCGGCAGCGGTCAGGGAGATATGATTTGGGAGAGGTTAAGTAAAGATAAAAGTTGGGAACTGCTAATCAATGCACTTTGGGATTATCAGTGGACCAAAAAGGAAGTACCGCTAACACCTGAATTAAACGATGTGCTATATGAAGAGTCACAGGGCATCATTGACATTGCGGTAAAACTTTATGCTATGTCCCAAATACGGGCAATCCTCTCAGGCAGGGAGGATATTACTGTAAATCTGATTAAGCAGGTTGCAAAGGATAATTTGAAATTGGTCCGCCCCATGCTGGAAGCCTTAAAATCAGGAAATATTAAAGAAATTGCCAAGTATGAGGATATTTGTACTGTAGACATTGATTTTCTGGGATTTGTGGACAAAAGCAAACAGTCATTAGACTGGGATATGAGGATGAAGATGCTCCAAAGGCAGCAGAAGGAAAAAGAAAAGGAAGCCAACCTTTCAAAGAAGGAACAGGCAATTTTAAAATTGCTGGACTTGAATATTGATGCAAAAAAGGCTCAAAAAGCAGTAGAGCAGGTTTTAGATAGTGAAGAGAGTCTTGAAGTCTCAGAGATTGTAATAAAGGCTGTGCAGATGATATCAACCAATGATAAACCAAAACAAAGGGAAAAGAGTAAAGCAAAGAAGATGGATGAAAATGATATAAGGTTTATTGTGGAAGAAGGCAGGAGAAATAAAAAATCAGCCTATGAATCATTAAAAGAAAAAGGACTTATCAGGCAAGTGGAAAATGATTTTTTCAAGGCGGTGTAG
- a CDS encoding Mu transposase C-terminal domain-containing protein → MIAVNTLIKWVQDNDKESVERILWLDRQQNFAYVINIYLNESPFPRSISDIEEGIKQGIAFILENDPFVKVVHEEELSEKSRQIRDKAWEVIKELVTLEPAIFDKKERRELVLKASSIYQLHEKTVLNYLKRFWKRGKIKNALLPDYYLCGGTGKERRAGDKKRGRRRKNVELIGEGINVDEEIKRIFNIAVNKYYHTGTKKSLKLAYELMRKEFFSDEFRIQNGIKVPIIKPVGDVPTYAQFRYWYYKNINFKKKITSRQSSKKYEQQHRPLLGNSTSEAIAPGSIYQIDATVGDIYLVSRFNRNWIIGRPVIYGVIDVFSRMVVGIYVGLEGPSWIGAMMALANAASDKVAFCREYGIDIEEKDWPVHHLPEAILADRGELEGKNVENLINALHVKIQNTPPYRADWKAVIEQHFRITNLRVKPLLPGTVNPDVRERGDRDYRLDAKLDIYQFTQIIIKCALYHNNQYYLKNYDREEMMVADEVECIPREIWNWGIANRAGRLRSVPEDIIKLNLMPSDTATVTAKGIKFKGLYYASQKTLKERWFEKARNKGTWKIDVSFDPRNMNFIYIKEQNGMDFEKCFLLEHQDRYKDKNFEEIQYLLEEEKLQLKLLEDKELQAKVDLITEIESITKEAEKSFKEEKSDESDSKRKKGIRNNRRIEKMLNREKEAFELDKKDTGNKAEVISFNRTEQKEQFDENDAIDLLLRKQKEALKKIHE, encoded by the coding sequence TTGATTGCAGTAAATACACTAATCAAGTGGGTACAGGATAATGATAAAGAAAGTGTGGAAAGGATTTTGTGGCTTGATAGGCAGCAAAACTTTGCATACGTTATAAACATATATTTAAATGAAAGTCCTTTCCCAAGAAGTATTTCTGATATCGAAGAGGGCATAAAGCAGGGGATTGCATTTATATTGGAAAACGACCCATTTGTTAAGGTTGTTCATGAAGAAGAATTGTCAGAGAAATCAAGACAAATACGGGATAAAGCATGGGAAGTTATTAAAGAACTTGTTACACTTGAACCTGCTATTTTTGATAAGAAAGAACGGAGGGAACTTGTTTTAAAAGCCTCGTCTATTTATCAACTACATGAGAAAACTGTTTTAAATTATCTTAAAAGATTCTGGAAGAGAGGGAAAATAAAGAACGCTTTGCTTCCAGACTACTATTTATGCGGAGGTACGGGTAAAGAAAGGCGGGCAGGAGACAAAAAGCGTGGACGCAGGCGAAAAAATGTGGAACTGATAGGTGAGGGAATCAATGTAGATGAAGAAATAAAGAGGATATTTAACATCGCTGTCAATAAATACTATCATACAGGCACTAAAAAATCCCTTAAACTTGCATATGAACTGATGAGAAAAGAGTTCTTCAGCGATGAATTCAGGATACAAAACGGCATAAAAGTTCCTATCATAAAACCTGTGGGCGATGTACCTACATATGCACAATTTCGTTATTGGTATTATAAGAATATCAATTTCAAAAAGAAAATTACATCCAGACAGAGCAGTAAAAAATATGAGCAGCAGCACAGGCCTCTTCTGGGAAATTCAACTTCAGAAGCCATTGCACCAGGAAGCATCTATCAAATCGATGCAACTGTAGGAGACATTTATCTTGTGAGCCGCTTTAACAGGAACTGGATAATTGGAAGACCGGTGATTTACGGGGTTATAGATGTTTTCAGCAGAATGGTTGTTGGTATTTATGTTGGCTTAGAGGGTCCAAGTTGGATAGGAGCGATGATGGCTCTTGCAAATGCAGCGTCCGACAAAGTTGCCTTTTGCAGGGAGTATGGAATAGATATTGAAGAAAAAGACTGGCCTGTCCATCACTTGCCAGAGGCTATTCTGGCTGACAGAGGGGAACTTGAAGGTAAGAATGTTGAAAACCTTATTAATGCTCTGCATGTAAAGATACAGAATACTCCCCCGTATAGGGCAGATTGGAAAGCGGTTATTGAACAGCATTTCAGAATAACCAATTTAAGGGTAAAACCACTTTTGCCTGGTACTGTAAACCCTGATGTGAGAGAGCGGGGCGACAGGGATTACAGACTGGATGCCAAACTGGATATATACCAGTTTACACAGATTATCATTAAATGTGCCCTGTACCATAATAACCAGTACTACCTAAAAAACTATGACAGGGAAGAGATGATGGTTGCTGATGAAGTAGAATGTATTCCACGGGAAATATGGAACTGGGGGATTGCAAACCGTGCAGGCAGATTGCGGAGTGTACCAGAGGATATCATTAAACTTAATCTCATGCCTTCGGATACGGCAACAGTAACAGCAAAGGGGATAAAATTTAAGGGCTTGTATTATGCTTCTCAAAAAACTCTCAAGGAGAGATGGTTTGAAAAGGCGAGGAATAAAGGAACATGGAAGATTGATGTATCTTTTGACCCCCGCAATATGAATTTTATATATATCAAGGAGCAAAATGGTATGGATTTTGAGAAATGTTTTCTCCTGGAACACCAAGATAGGTATAAGGATAAAAATTTTGAGGAAATTCAATACCTACTTGAAGAGGAGAAACTTCAATTAAAATTGTTGGAAGATAAGGAACTTCAGGCAAAGGTTGATTTAATAACTGAGATTGAAAGTATTACAAAAGAGGCAGAAAAATCTTTTAAAGAAGAAAAGTCAGATGAAAGCGATTCGAAGCGCAAAAAAGGCATTAGAAATAACAGGAGAATAGAAAAGATGTTAAATCGGGAAAAGGAAGCCTTTGAACTGGATAAAAAAGACACAGGAAATAAGGCAGAAGTTATATCGTTCAATAGAACGGAGCAGAAAGAACAGTTTGATGAGAATGATGCCATAGACCTTTTATTAAGAAAACAAAAGGAGGCCTTAAAGAAAATCCATGAATAA
- a CDS encoding heteromeric transposase endonuclease subunit TnsA: protein MAKRKTDWDENKLNKWIQEGRGQGEGKDYKPWLTVQDFPSKGRVTRVFGWKTKRIHHIFTDSEARYFYLLEWEDDVLDIREHYPLFNCEEVIQNHAGLNFDLFKDKDTGTPYILSTSFLITLKKTNGKIAYVARSLKADYELEQKTALERLEIERRYWQSQNIDWGIVTQKEIPVVKSKNIEWIHSSLYPADERGFTDEEVDYYCKAFIDKLAGSNTSIRDFTTQFDRLFNLDTGSGVYIFKRLIALKRIMVDMNKKIDLNDSTQSIEIIKQSLPERVGVL, encoded by the coding sequence ATGGCTAAACGGAAAACAGATTGGGATGAAAATAAATTAAATAAATGGATACAGGAAGGCAGGGGACAGGGGGAAGGCAAGGATTACAAGCCCTGGCTTACTGTACAGGACTTTCCCAGCAAAGGCAGAGTTACACGTGTATTTGGATGGAAAACAAAAAGAATTCATCATATTTTCACGGATTCGGAAGCACGATATTTTTATTTGTTAGAATGGGAGGATGATGTTTTAGATATCAGGGAGCACTACCCCTTGTTCAACTGTGAAGAAGTCATACAAAACCATGCTGGTTTAAATTTTGATTTATTTAAAGACAAAGATACAGGAACGCCATACATTTTATCTACTTCATTTTTAATAACCTTGAAAAAAACAAACGGCAAAATAGCATATGTTGCCAGAAGCCTTAAGGCGGATTATGAACTTGAGCAAAAGACGGCATTAGAAAGGCTGGAAATAGAGAGAAGATACTGGCAGAGTCAAAATATTGATTGGGGAATAGTAACACAAAAAGAGATTCCAGTGGTTAAATCAAAGAATATAGAATGGATTCACTCATCCTTATATCCTGCTGATGAAAGAGGATTTACAGATGAAGAGGTTGACTATTACTGTAAGGCTTTCATTGATAAATTGGCAGGAAGCAATACTTCAATTAGAGATTTCACTACCCAATTTGACAGGCTGTTTAACTTGGATACAGGGTCAGGGGTGTATATATTCAAGCGTTTAATTGCTCTTAAAAGGATAATGGTGGACATGAATAAAAAAATCGACCTTAATGATTCGACCCAAAGTATAGAAATTATTAAGCAAAGTTTGCCAGAGAGGGTGGGGGTACTTTGA
- a CDS encoding ImmA/IrrE family metallo-endopeptidase, producing the protein MSELVTSKNLEQVIEKNKLIKDDILRLTNDFTVRFNKSGVTGQDKLSFSVLKENHLIQIPIDDEYWGGAIITKGSIKIPVINTAQPRVYQYFVAWHEIYHLFYDLNLREETHNIAVDMDLNERRADYFAAKMIFGNVYDYYYSLDDENFIDKVIKCMDVYKAPYKAVLIELFEEAVTKYNDLDLKEKILEHFDNKPDDLVQKFIDLELDAELVKPSYVVSLGGLEKKIQSVIKENPDVSHHKDNYQFLLTLKNKIKKGVEGLAK; encoded by the coding sequence ATGTCGGAATTAGTAACGAGTAAGAACCTTGAGCAGGTTATTGAAAAAAATAAACTGATTAAAGATGATATATTAAGATTAACAAATGATTTTACAGTCAGATTTAACAAGTCGGGGGTAACGGGGCAGGATAAACTGTCTTTTTCAGTATTAAAAGAGAATCATTTAATCCAGATTCCTATTGATGATGAGTATTGGGGCGGGGCTATTATTACAAAGGGAAGTATTAAAATACCAGTTATCAATACAGCCCAGCCCCGTGTCTATCAATATTTTGTGGCATGGCATGAAATATATCATTTGTTCTATGACCTTAATTTAAGGGAAGAGACACATAATATTGCCGTTGATATGGATTTGAACGAGAGAAGAGCAGACTATTTTGCAGCAAAAATGATTTTTGGGAATGTTTATGACTACTATTATTCATTAGATGATGAAAATTTTATCGACAAAGTTATAAAATGCATGGATGTATATAAGGCACCATACAAGGCAGTACTGATAGAACTATTTGAAGAAGCCGTTACAAAATATAATGATTTGGATTTAAAAGAAAAAATTCTAGAGCATTTTGATAATAAACCTGATGATTTAGTGCAAAAATTTATAGATTTGGAATTAGACGCAGAGTTAGTAAAACCCTCATATGTTGTAAGTTTAGGTGGGTTGGAGAAGAAAATACAAAGTGTTATAAAAGAAAACCCAGATGTCTCCCATCATAAAGATAATTATCAGTTTCTACTCACGCTAAAGAATAAAATTAAAAAAGGAGTGGAGGGACTTGCCAAATGA
- a CDS encoding helix-turn-helix domain-containing protein, producing MSMELLFENRKLIGKNILNIIKDNGYTKSSFSRLTNISRPTLDKLIKGEVDSLATFKTHIQKILESQDMNEEQLLNYVPKYKTKKELVFALSDNAPENHALNPKAQEMFGILEDIVHMCELYYN from the coding sequence ATGAGCATGGAATTATTATTTGAAAATAGAAAACTAATTGGCAAAAATATATTGAATATCATTAAAGACAACGGATATACAAAGTCTTCCTTTTCAAGGCTTACTAATATTTCACGGCCTACTTTAGATAAATTAATAAAAGGAGAAGTTGACAGCCTTGCCACCTTCAAAACTCATATTCAAAAAATTTTGGAAAGCCAGGACATGAATGAAGAACAACTACTAAACTATGTTCCAAAATATAAGACGAAAAAGGAACTTGTTTTTGCACTGTCTGACAATGCTCCAGAAAATCATGCCCTGAACCCTAAGGCTCAAGAAATGTTTGGTATTTTAGAGGACATAGTTCATATGTGTGAACTGTATTACAATTAA
- a CDS encoding GNAT family N-acetyltransferase — translation MGNDSYFFQTERLILRVYTKEDADILHPVISRREIAEMTIMIPHPYPKETVYWWIDYIQKNIEKGEGFEFGIFSKSDPKTYIGNIGLIGISKQHNNAELAYFINPDLWNMGYATEACRLKNKIIVNFFVFISIDG, via the coding sequence ATGGGAAATGACAGTTATTTTTTTCAGACAGAAAGGTTGATTCTGAGAGTTTATACGAAAGAGGATGCTGATATACTCCATCCTGTTATAAGTAGAAGGGAAATTGCAGAGATGACAATTATGATTCCACACCCATACCCTAAAGAAACCGTATACTGGTGGATAGATTATATCCAAAAAAATATTGAAAAAGGAGAAGGTTTTGAATTTGGTATATTTAGTAAATCTGACCCTAAAACATACATTGGCAATATAGGACTTATTGGTATATCAAAGCAACATAACAATGCTGAGTTAGCCTACTTTATTAATCCAGATTTATGGAACATGGGATATGCCACAGAAGCATGTAGGCTTAAAAATAAAATTATAGTAAATTTTTTTGTGTTTATCTCAATAGATGGGTAG
- a CDS encoding HD domain-containing protein, protein MNLIVIKEVSFEHLGNKSSHPWKERGNKYYHGERVAKLVIKLRKFIIPEDDSHDDILTVAAWFHDIMNGIENHAKEGAKKTRELLDGYCSQYEIEEICKIISVHDDRYSDRSLFSDYIKLHQDADHLDHFGTFDIWIRFFYAAHHDETINEVETINEVIDWFQNVRSKEVDKYREELNFEISKKIYDEKSEFVRNFGNRMSVECTGGIWDETEILK, encoded by the coding sequence ATGAATTTGATAGTAATTAAGGAAGTATCCTTTGAACATCTGGGCAATAAAAGCAGTCATCCATGGAAAGAAAGAGGTAATAAATATTATCATGGAGAAAGAGTTGCAAAGTTGGTTATTAAACTCAGAAAGTTTATCATTCCAGAGGATGATAGTCATGATGATATTCTGACTGTTGCAGCATGGTTTCATGATATTATGAATGGTATTGAGAATCATGCAAAAGAAGGCGCAAAAAAGACACGAGAATTGCTCGATGGATACTGTTCACAGTATGAGATTGAGGAAATTTGTAAGATAATTAGTGTTCATGATGATAGGTATTCGGACCGTAGTTTATTTTCAGATTATATAAAATTACATCAGGATGCTGACCATCTTGACCATTTTGGAACTTTTGACATATGGATAAGGTTTTTTTACGCAGCACATCATGATGAGACTATTAATGAAGTAGAGACTATTAATGAAGTAATTGACTGGTTTCAAAATGTACGCAGTAAGGAAGTCGATAAGTATCGAGAAGAATTGAATTTTGAGATTAGTAAAAAAATCTATGATGAAAAAAGTGAATTTGTCCGTAACTTTGGTAATAGAATGAGTGTTGAATGTACTGGTGGAATATGGGATGAAACTGAGATTTTGAAATAG
- a CDS encoding aminoglycoside phosphotransferase has protein sequence MVQYDEFKDIPGYTEWNIIKKIEKGWSQDAKYYVQNNNGEEHLLRISDISTC, from the coding sequence TTGGTACAGTACGATGAATTTAAAGATATACCTGGATATACAGAATGGAATATTATTAAGAAAATAGAAAAAGGCTGGTCCCAGGATGCAAAATATTATGTCCAGAATAATAATGGAGAAGAGCATTTACTCAGAATATCTGATATTTCAACATGTTGA
- a CDS encoding GNAT family N-acetyltransferase has product MEEIRDIKVILKTSDITRVLAESVYNPTQERLMSRVDEYTNNTNVAAFGYIVDGSICGVIVLDTAQKEKIIILDIAVSKSSQHLGIGSKLINYVLVCLKPSIILAETDDDAVGFYRKYGFEINNLGEKYPNIKRYECKYVNNM; this is encoded by the coding sequence TTGGAAGAGATTAGAGATATAAAGGTAATTCTTAAAACATCGGATATTACTCGGGTGCTTGCAGAAAGTGTGTACAATCCAACACAGGAAAGATTAATGAGTAGAGTGGATGAGTATACCAATAACACAAATGTTGCTGCATTCGGATATATAGTGGATGGTTCTATCTGTGGGGTAATTGTTCTTGATACAGCCCAAAAAGAGAAAATTATAATATTAGATATAGCAGTAAGCAAAAGTAGTCAGCATTTAGGAATAGGGAGCAAACTGATTAACTATGTATTGGTATGTCTAAAGCCCAGTATTATACTTGCGGAAACAGATGATGATGCAGTTGGATTTTACAGAAAGTATGGATTTGAAATCAATAATTTAGGCGAGAAGTACCCGAATATTAAAAGATACGAATGCAAGTACGTAAATAATATGTAG
- a CDS encoding GNAT family N-acetyltransferase codes for MAVGLYKIIKLEPKDYYKCSNIWNMAKNPDRTKKWYDELVNGNRITFVYTENDEFIGEGSLVFRNDDPDYTIPDKRIYLSRLIVKVEYRNRGIGGIIIDYLIDYAKRLGYEEISVGVDTDNLIARHLYEKKGFTNVIFEGEDEYGEYVKLLRKL; via the coding sequence ATGGCGGTGGGACTTTATAAAATAATAAAGTTAGAACCCAAAGACTATTACAAATGCTCAAACATATGGAATATGGCGAAGAATCCCGATAGGACAAAGAAGTGGTATGATGAATTAGTAAACGGCAATAGAATTACTTTTGTTTATACCGAGAATGATGAGTTCATCGGTGAGGGTTCTCTGGTTTTCAGGAATGATGACCCTGATTATACAATTCCTGATAAACGAATATATCTTTCTCGGTTGATTGTTAAAGTCGAATACCGTAACCGTGGCATAGGTGGCATTATTATAGATTATTTGATTGATTATGCAAAACGGCTCGGATACGAGGAAATATCCGTCGGAGTTGACACAGATAACTTAATTGCAAGGCATCTATATGAAAAAAAAGGCTTCACAAATGTGATTTTTGAGGGAGAAGATGAGTATGGTGAATATGTAAAACTACTTAGAAAGTTATGA
- a CDS encoding HAD family hydrolase — MLSKDSANAYRVYWKKDAFYEELIEKVARYGGMKMLKAIFFDMGNTLVKYYERHEFDAILKQGIQNVKDYLYCEGFRIPSEEELWEKVKSENHESADNAVRPLEERLKKIFNLNKTYINSNIELEMCRCFMKPIFSRSSCYDDVLPVLKRLKEKELKITVVSNTAWGSPAVLWMEELKRYHINIYIDDAVFCRDVGWRKPAKQIFEYVLEKHNLNADECIFVGDDLRWDIVGSEAVDIKAILINRSGNQAANVKTMVTDLYQLMDLVN; from the coding sequence GTGTTATCAAAAGATAGCGCCAATGCTTATAGAGTATACTGGAAAAAAGATGCTTTTTACGAAGAACTAATTGAAAAAGTTGCAAGATATGGGGGAATGAAGATGTTAAAGGCTATATTTTTTGATATGGGCAATACGCTGGTAAAGTATTACGAAAGACATGAGTTTGATGCAATCTTGAAGCAAGGTATTCAGAATGTAAAGGATTATCTGTATTGTGAAGGCTTTAGGATACCTTCTGAAGAAGAACTATGGGAAAAGGTTAAAAGTGAAAATCATGAATCGGCCGATAATGCGGTAAGGCCTCTCGAAGAAAGATTGAAAAAGATTTTTAATTTGAATAAAACGTATATAAACTCTAATATCGAATTAGAAATGTGCAGGTGCTTTATGAAACCAATATTTTCACGTTCTTCCTGCTATGATGATGTACTTCCTGTACTGAAGAGACTAAAAGAGAAAGAGTTGAAAATTACAGTAGTTTCCAATACTGCCTGGGGAAGCCCAGCAGTATTATGGATGGAAGAACTTAAACGCTATCATATAAATATATATATTGATGATGCTGTATTTTGCAGGGATGTTGGCTGGAGAAAACCAGCAAAACAGATATTTGAATATGTATTAGAGAAGCATAACCTTAATGCTGATGAGTGTATTTTTGTAGGCGATGACCTGAGATGGGATATTGTAGGTTCTGAAGCAGTTGATATTAAGGCCATACTTATAAATCGTTCAGGAAACCAAGCAGCAAATGTTAAAACTATGGTCACTGATTTATATCAATTAATGGATTTGGTAAATTAA
- a CDS encoding S66 family peptidase: protein MIKPKRLKQSSKIAIISPSNGLPFLFPDIYELGLKNLREIIGLDIVEMPTARMSPDELYKNPKLRADDINNAFADDSIDGIITSIGGYESVRILQYLNTDMTIKNPKFIMGFSDATTFLTYLNYMGMVTFYGPSVMAGFAQLKSLPLQFTEHIKTVLFSNDYPYSYAPYTEWTNGYKDWSNRDTLGECTEFYSNEKGWVFLQGNKTVEGRLWGGCIEVLEFMKSTAYWPDKDFWNDRILFFETSEEKPLPNQVDYMLRNYGIQGVLNKVKGIIFGRPKDYSNKEKEELNSIILRIVKDEFNASEIPIVVDMDFGHTDPKVILPLGCMMRLNPEANECTLLESPFM, encoded by the coding sequence TTGATAAAGCCTAAAAGACTAAAACAGAGTTCAAAAATAGCCATTATTTCGCCTTCAAACGGGCTTCCTTTCTTATTCCCTGATATTTATGAGTTAGGATTAAAGAATTTGAGAGAAATAATAGGTCTCGATATAGTAGAAATGCCAACCGCAAGGATGTCTCCAGATGAACTTTATAAAAACCCGAAACTTCGAGCAGACGATATAAATAATGCCTTTGCAGACGATAGTATTGATGGAATTATAACTTCAATTGGTGGATACGAATCGGTTAGAATTCTACAATACTTGAATACTGATATGACAATAAAAAATCCAAAGTTTATAATGGGATTTTCTGATGCTACAACTTTTCTAACATATCTGAATTACATGGGTATGGTAACATTTTATGGGCCTTCTGTAATGGCGGGATTTGCGCAACTTAAATCTTTACCATTACAGTTCACGGAACATATTAAAACGGTTTTATTTTCAAACGATTACCCTTATTCATATGCTCCATATACAGAATGGACGAACGGCTATAAAGATTGGAGTAACAGAGATACCTTGGGGGAGTGTACTGAATTCTACAGTAATGAAAAAGGTTGGGTTTTTTTACAGGGTAACAAAACAGTAGAAGGCAGATTGTGGGGAGGTTGCATTGAAGTTTTAGAATTCATGAAATCTACTGCTTACTGGCCAGATAAGGATTTTTGGAATGACAGGATACTTTTCTTTGAAACATCTGAAGAAAAACCGTTGCCTAATCAAGTAGACTATATGCTGCGAAACTACGGTATTCAAGGGGTTCTTAATAAGGTAAAAGGTATTATTTTTGGCAGACCTAAAGATTATTCGAATAAAGAAAAAGAAGAACTTAATAGCATTATTCTAAGAATAGTGAAAGATGAATTTAATGCTTCAGAAATTCCAATAGTTGTTGATATGGATTTTGGACATACGGACCCAAAAGTGATACTACCTTTGGGATGTATGATGAGATTAAACCCAGAAGCGAATGAATGTACATTATTAGAAAGTCCTTTTATGTGA